One Fundidesulfovibrio terrae genomic window carries:
- a CDS encoding metallophosphoesterase, which translates to MGLPRIAGQGLFVICDPHVAATPPMQRLEGYREQVTAKLTACLERARELGCHPVIAGDLFHWPRENPNSLIVELIELLRPHMPSVLVGNHDKYLARFTRDVSLAVLDAAGAVRLMSEPGPQFWLDTPEGPALVGASPDGSHLPRQVDRNGAVATVWFSHHSISFPDFQDRLLFPKEIPGLDWVINGHIHRPQPMVVKGATRWCNPGNITRLTFTQRTRERVPAASVWRPGAQELTRWPVPVLPFEKVFPDQPFAPEPGPEERKSLFLKGLERLAWRRTQEGLGLKDFLSANLNPEHPETGLIWELYEEVAGGSKRP; encoded by the coding sequence ATGGGGCTGCCTAGAATCGCGGGCCAGGGCCTGTTCGTCATCTGCGACCCCCACGTGGCCGCCACACCGCCCATGCAGCGCCTGGAGGGCTACCGCGAGCAGGTGACGGCCAAGCTGACCGCCTGCCTGGAGCGGGCCCGTGAACTCGGCTGTCATCCGGTCATAGCCGGGGACCTCTTCCACTGGCCCCGGGAGAATCCCAACTCCCTGATCGTGGAGTTGATCGAGCTTTTGCGGCCCCACATGCCGTCGGTGCTGGTGGGCAACCACGACAAGTACCTGGCCCGGTTCACCCGCGACGTATCCCTGGCGGTGCTGGACGCGGCCGGAGCGGTGCGACTCATGAGCGAGCCCGGCCCGCAGTTCTGGCTGGACACCCCCGAGGGCCCCGCGCTGGTGGGGGCCTCGCCCGACGGCTCGCACCTGCCCCGGCAGGTGGACCGGAACGGGGCCGTGGCCACGGTGTGGTTCTCCCACCACTCCATCAGCTTCCCCGACTTCCAGGACCGCCTGCTCTTCCCCAAGGAGATCCCCGGCCTGGACTGGGTGATCAACGGGCACATCCACCGGCCCCAGCCCATGGTGGTCAAGGGAGCGACGCGCTGGTGCAACCCGGGCAACATCACCCGCCTGACCTTCACCCAGCGCACCAGGGAGCGCGTCCCGGCGGCCTCGGTCTGGCGGCCCGGCGCGCAGGAGCTCACGCGCTGGCCCGTGCCGGTGCTTCCCTTCGAGAAGGTCTTCCCGGACCAGCCGTTCGCTCCGGAGCCGGGGCCGGAGGAGCGGAAGTCGCTCTTCCTCAAGGGCCTGGAGCGCCTAGCCTGGCGTCGCACCCAGGAGGGCCTGGGGCTCAAGGATTTTCTGTCAGCGAACCTGAACCCGGAGCACCCCGAGACGGGGCTCATCTGGGAACTCTACGAGGAGGTGGCCGGTGGCTCGAAACGCCCCTGA
- a CDS encoding PHP domain-containing protein, whose protein sequence is MRTVDLHTHSDASDGQLPPAEVVGLAAKAGLAAVALTDHDTLIGLDAAARAGAEHGIEVIPGCELSVVDGSRELHILGLWVRPGPGELETVLASLRESRDDRNRLIVEKLTAIGIPIDYEEVQDLAQGSVGRPHIARILVERGVVRDYEAAFRQYLGRHGRAFAPKRELSLATAVDVLKAQGATVALAHPYLLGENGRAMEDLVRRYAGLGVDAIEAYYTEHSPTRTREYIELARRLDLGVCGGSDFHGIIKPGIRIGVGKGKLAVPESVLEDLKARRRARGLWV, encoded by the coding sequence ATGCGCACCGTAGACCTGCACACCCACTCCGACGCATCCGACGGACAGCTGCCCCCGGCGGAGGTGGTCGGACTCGCCGCCAAGGCCGGGCTCGCGGCCGTGGCCCTCACCGACCACGACACCCTGATCGGCCTGGACGCGGCCGCCCGCGCGGGAGCCGAGCACGGCATCGAGGTCATCCCCGGGTGCGAGCTTTCGGTGGTGGACGGTTCCCGCGAGCTGCACATCCTGGGACTCTGGGTGCGGCCCGGCCCCGGAGAACTGGAGACCGTGCTGGCCTCGCTCAGGGAAAGCCGCGACGACCGCAACAGGCTCATCGTGGAAAAGCTTACCGCGATCGGCATCCCCATCGACTACGAGGAGGTGCAGGACCTGGCCCAGGGTTCCGTGGGCAGGCCCCACATCGCCCGCATCCTGGTGGAGCGCGGCGTGGTGCGCGACTACGAGGCCGCATTCAGGCAATATCTGGGACGCCACGGCCGGGCCTTCGCCCCCAAGCGGGAACTCTCCCTGGCCACCGCCGTGGACGTGCTCAAGGCCCAGGGGGCCACCGTGGCCCTGGCCCACCCCTACCTGCTGGGGGAGAACGGCAGGGCCATGGAGGACCTGGTGCGCCGCTACGCCGGACTGGGCGTGGACGCCATCGAGGCCTACTACACCGAGCATTCCCCCACCCGCACCCGCGAATACATCGAGCTGGCCCGCCGCCTGGACCTGGGCGTGTGCGGCGGCTCCGACTTCCACGGGATCATAAAGCCCGGCATCCGCATCGGCGTGGGCAAGGGCAAGCTGGCCGTGCCCGAATCGGTCCTGGAGGACCTGAAGGCCCGGCGCAGGGCGCGTGGGCTGTGGGTGTGA
- a CDS encoding Trm112 family protein produces the protein MPIASELLEILACPKCKGDIAPTPQGDGLVCAKCAVVYPIREDIPIMLVEEAVELSRWEAGDRQAKP, from the coding sequence ATGCCTATAGCGTCCGAACTGCTCGAAATCCTGGCCTGCCCCAAGTGCAAGGGCGACATCGCCCCCACGCCCCAGGGCGACGGCCTGGTATGCGCCAAATGCGCGGTGGTCTATCCCATCCGCGAGGACATTCCCATCATGCTCGTCGAGGAAGCGGTGGAGCTTTCCCGCTGGGAAGCCGGGGACCGTCAGGCCAAGCCGTAA
- a CDS encoding Hsp20/alpha crystallin family protein: MAKLNWNPWMGLADMKAELERAMAEAARGGRAPRAVSDKAYFWAPAADVLETADAFVITVEIPGVDREDVAVEVKSRTLWVYGERRFVKLCEGEGVYHSLERSYGPFARRFALPKGVDRAGVGAVFKNGLLEITLPKECREARCRRIQIL; the protein is encoded by the coding sequence ATGGCCAAACTCAATTGGAACCCGTGGATGGGCCTGGCCGACATGAAGGCCGAACTGGAACGGGCCATGGCCGAGGCCGCCCGCGGGGGCCGCGCCCCCAGGGCCGTGTCCGACAAGGCGTACTTCTGGGCTCCGGCCGCCGACGTGCTCGAGACGGCCGACGCATTCGTCATCACCGTGGAGATTCCGGGCGTGGACCGCGAGGACGTGGCCGTGGAGGTCAAGTCCCGCACGCTGTGGGTCTATGGCGAGCGCAGGTTCGTGAAGCTCTGCGAGGGCGAGGGCGTGTACCACTCCCTGGAGCGCTCCTACGGCCCATTCGCCCGGCGCTTCGCTCTTCCCAAGGGCGTGGACCGGGCCGGTGTGGGCGCGGTGTTCAAGAACGGCCTACTGGAGATCACCCTCCCCAAGGAATGCCGCGAGGCGCGCTGCCGGCGCATCCAGATTCTTTAG
- the htpX gene encoding zinc metalloprotease HtpX: MTSQIKTGLLLGLLTAVLVLMGQALGGKGGMVIALAFAVIMNVGSYWFSDRIVLSMYRAQELSEEDAPGLFDLVRQLSTNAGLPMPKIYLVPQEQPNAFATGRNPEHAAVAVTEGLLRLVSPDELAGVLAHEMGHIKNRDILVQTVAAVVGGAITGIAGMLKWGAIFGMGRDSEEGGGGGAFGAILMALVAPIAAMLIQMAISRSREYLADETGAKLAGNPLPLAGALKKLDEYAQAVPMQGANPATENMFIINPLSGGGVASLFSTHPPTEERIRRLRAMAG; this comes from the coding sequence ATGACCAGTCAGATCAAGACCGGCCTTCTCCTGGGCCTGCTCACCGCCGTGCTCGTGCTCATGGGCCAGGCCCTGGGCGGCAAGGGAGGCATGGTGATCGCGCTCGCGTTCGCTGTGATCATGAACGTGGGCAGCTATTGGTTCTCCGACAGGATCGTCCTGTCCATGTACCGGGCCCAGGAGCTTTCCGAAGAGGATGCCCCGGGCCTTTTCGACCTGGTGCGCCAGCTTTCGACCAATGCCGGGCTGCCCATGCCCAAAATCTACCTGGTGCCGCAGGAGCAGCCCAACGCCTTCGCCACCGGGCGCAACCCGGAGCACGCCGCCGTGGCCGTCACCGAGGGGCTCCTGCGCCTGGTGTCCCCTGACGAACTGGCGGGCGTGCTGGCCCACGAGATGGGCCACATCAAGAACCGGGACATCCTGGTGCAGACCGTGGCCGCCGTGGTGGGCGGAGCCATCACCGGCATCGCGGGCATGCTCAAGTGGGGCGCGATTTTCGGCATGGGCCGCGACAGCGAGGAGGGCGGCGGAGGCGGCGCCTTCGGGGCCATCCTCATGGCTCTTGTGGCCCCCATCGCGGCTATGCTCATCCAGATGGCCATCTCGCGCTCGCGCGAGTACCTGGCCGACGAGACCGGCGCGAAGCTGGCCGGCAACCCCCTGCCCCTGGCCGGGGCGCTCAAGAAGCTCGACGAATACGCCCAAGCCGTGCCCATGCAGGGAGCCAACCCCGCCACGGAGAACATGTTCATCATAAATCCCCTGAGCGGTGGCGGCGTGGCCAGCCTGTTCTCGACGCACCCGCCCACCGAGGAACGCATCCGCAGGCTCAGGGCCATGGCTGGCTAG
- a CDS encoding zinc finger protein yields MTDERKEWICPKCNVSNDPDFTHCRICGEHNPALPVPEKKCTSCGYLASKETCCPVCGSNYFLQL; encoded by the coding sequence ATGACGGACGAGCGCAAAGAATGGATCTGCCCCAAGTGCAACGTGTCCAACGATCCGGATTTCACCCACTGCCGCATCTGCGGCGAGCACAATCCCGCCCTGCCCGTGCCGGAGAAGAAGTGCACCTCCTGCGGCTATCTGGCCAGCAAGGAGACCTGCTGCCCCGTGTGCGGCAGCAACTACTTCCTGCAGCTGTAA
- a CDS encoding M23 family metallopeptidase: MVLEFEGSFGDGSDGVGGSWDFGGGSGSAGGDDIGRQYGFARDVDTFLSAGSPPDGGDGSVGEADGGGAPVGDTSGGGMSSASMPGTDANGGLSYQQRLQLEGANKLNVFLDAGKNWRAGSPGYGSNAWETTGRNGNFGFGENSNDLLAKTASTPPSADQAAGGGGAGGTPPDGGSQPGQRETWDKLKGLDPESQRIIHAPEWPVPGEVSSPFGERIDPYTGEKTTHKAIDIRNTKGAEVRASESGRVVSITPGSKHGENQVRVRNRDETESIYAHTKPSVEVGDRVFPGTVVGNTDLSGRSTGPHLHYGVFDPKTGKHIDPLSRLPKR; the protein is encoded by the coding sequence ATGGTTCTGGAGTTCGAGGGCTCTTTCGGGGACGGATCGGATGGTGTCGGCGGAAGCTGGGATTTCGGTGGCGGGAGCGGGAGTGCGGGTGGAGACGACATCGGTCGCCAGTACGGGTTCGCCCGCGACGTGGACACGTTCTTGAGCGCCGGGAGCCCGCCCGATGGCGGCGATGGCTCAGTGGGCGAGGCTGACGGTGGAGGCGCTCCGGTTGGTGACACCTCCGGCGGTGGCATGTCGAGCGCGAGCATGCCGGGCACGGATGCAAACGGCGGGCTCAGCTACCAGCAGCGCCTTCAACTGGAAGGCGCGAACAAGCTGAACGTCTTCCTGGACGCGGGCAAGAACTGGAGGGCCGGTTCACCCGGATACGGGAGCAACGCCTGGGAGACCACCGGCCGCAACGGCAACTTCGGCTTCGGAGAGAATTCGAACGACCTGCTCGCCAAGACCGCGAGCACTCCTCCGAGCGCGGATCAGGCCGCAGGTGGCGGCGGCGCGGGAGGAACTCCACCCGATGGGGGCAGCCAGCCGGGGCAACGAGAGACGTGGGATAAGCTGAAAGGGCTTGACCCGGAGTCGCAACGTATCATTCATGCACCGGAGTGGCCAGTTCCGGGAGAGGTATCTTCTCCTTTTGGGGAGCGAATCGACCCGTATACTGGAGAGAAAACGACACACAAGGCTATTGATATCCGGAATACTAAAGGTGCGGAGGTGCGTGCAAGTGAATCCGGACGGGTTGTAAGCATTACGCCCGGGTCAAAGCATGGGGAAAATCAAGTAAGAGTTAGGAATCGGGATGAGACAGAGTCAATTTATGCACACACGAAGCCATCTGTAGAAGTTGGAGACCGTGTGTTTCCTGGAACTGTTGTCGGAAACACCGATCTCAGCGGGAGAAGTACCGGACCGCATCTTCATTACGGTGTTTTTGATCCAAAAACTGGGAAGCATATTGATCCATTAAGCCGATTGCCGAAAAGATAG
- a CDS encoding M23 family metallopeptidase, which yields MAVVLVQCLTIFMCIACGYEVAQSEISSYHYGVDIDNQEGADVQATDSGTVLSVTPFKRGEGQITVSNIDGSESMYVYVKPFVEVGQRVHAGQKIGITDTNGFEVKNIIHYGFRPSPGALFVDPMSHLPQKEKE from the coding sequence ATGGCAGTCGTACTTGTTCAGTGTTTGACAATCTTCATGTGCATCGCATGTGGTTATGAAGTAGCACAAAGTGAAATTTCAAGTTATCACTATGGTGTAGATATCGATAATCAGGAAGGAGCGGATGTTCAGGCAACTGATTCGGGGACAGTTTTGAGCGTGACTCCGTTCAAGCGCGGTGAAGGGCAAATAACTGTAAGCAATATAGATGGTAGCGAGTCAATGTATGTGTATGTGAAGCCATTCGTCGAAGTCGGACAGCGGGTTCACGCCGGACAGAAGATTGGAATTACTGATACGAATGGTTTTGAAGTAAAGAATATAATACATTATGGCTTTCGCCCGTCTCCGGGCGCCTTGTTTGTTGACCCCATGAGCCATCTTCCGCAAAAAGAGAAGGAGTAG
- a CDS encoding glycosyltransferase family 2 protein: MSKIVALRPNRDTIRPVLMLLTSHRIDCILLCLRSLERFTNLERFKKIYIIANAVSPDHAAILHRFMHTRTNVEVIHCSPRGLVPAVNAVQNEILVRHIDDVIIKMDEDVFVAPLWLEHLLEGYRAHRISKDIPIVSALSPVSPPGRFALGRYLKAEHAAERAMFEGEVVEENWVYHRWMWEKVTGENFVEGWLGSNPQPYFYPGFATINCVIYDRRLIEAVLPLPTEKVLGSPCSDEMTVNSVMHARKWKNAVVSRAIAHHYSFSKCEEYLRAHVPLDTVWLYLQDLWRQEQLKAQGFGVKRLGEVVTMAGGGRG, from the coding sequence ATGAGCAAGATCGTCGCATTGCGGCCAAACCGCGACACTATCCGCCCCGTGCTGATGCTTCTGACATCGCACCGGATCGACTGCATCCTGCTCTGCCTGCGCAGCCTGGAACGCTTCACCAATCTCGAGCGCTTCAAGAAGATCTACATCATCGCCAACGCGGTCAGCCCTGACCACGCGGCCATCCTCCACCGCTTCATGCACACCCGCACGAACGTGGAGGTGATCCATTGCTCCCCCAGGGGGCTGGTGCCCGCTGTCAACGCCGTGCAGAACGAAATCCTGGTCCGTCACATCGACGACGTCATCATCAAGATGGACGAGGACGTGTTCGTCGCCCCCCTGTGGCTGGAGCATCTGCTGGAAGGCTACCGGGCGCACCGCATAAGCAAGGACATCCCCATCGTCAGCGCCCTGTCGCCGGTAAGCCCTCCTGGACGCTTCGCCCTGGGCCGCTACCTCAAGGCCGAGCACGCCGCCGAGCGGGCCATGTTCGAGGGCGAGGTGGTGGAGGAGAACTGGGTATACCACCGCTGGATGTGGGAAAAAGTCACGGGCGAGAACTTCGTTGAGGGCTGGCTGGGGTCCAACCCGCAGCCGTACTTCTACCCAGGGTTCGCCACCATCAACTGCGTGATCTACGACCGCAGGCTCATCGAGGCGGTACTCCCCCTGCCCACGGAAAAGGTGCTGGGCTCGCCCTGCTCCGACGAGATGACCGTCAACTCGGTGATGCACGCCCGCAAGTGGAAGAACGCCGTGGTCAGCCGGGCCATCGCCCACCACTACAGCTTCTCGAAGTGCGAGGAGTACCTGCGCGCCCATGTGCCCCTGGACACGGTATGGCTGTATCTTCAGGATTTGTGGCGCCAGGAGCAGCTCAAGGCGCAGGGGTTCGGCGTGAAGAGGCTGGGCGAGGTGGTGACCATGGCTGGCGGCGGGAGGGGGTGA
- a CDS encoding ferredoxin: protein MGYKVTVDEEKCTGDGECVDVCPVEVYELQDGKSVVINEEECLGCESCVEVCDQDAITVEEE from the coding sequence ATGGGTTACAAGGTCACTGTCGATGAGGAAAAGTGCACCGGCGACGGCGAATGCGTGGACGTGTGCCCCGTTGAAGTCTACGAACTCCAGGACGGAAAGTCCGTCGTGATCAACGAAGAAGAGTGCCTGGGCTGCGAATCGTGCGTGGAAGTGTGCGATCAGGATGCCATCACCGTCGAGGAAGAATAA
- a CDS encoding YkgJ family cysteine cluster protein, giving the protein MIDADFSDIFAEYEALLAEVDAVFAKVKAVCPEQVRCEVACADCCHAPFDVTLVEALAINKRFNELHPKGDGRYRLTEAANRSDREHYRLKHKAWKAHKAGVPDEKIVEDFARERIRCALLGDDDKCSMYEARPVTCRLYGAPLNVNGQLRVCGKSGFAPGGKYPAVNIARLQQRLLDLSARAVERVGGKYDYLADMLVPVSMAMLSKYDEEFFGLKESKED; this is encoded by the coding sequence GTGATCGACGCCGATTTTTCCGATATCTTCGCCGAGTACGAGGCCCTTCTGGCCGAAGTGGACGCCGTCTTCGCCAAGGTCAAGGCGGTCTGTCCCGAGCAGGTGCGCTGCGAGGTGGCCTGCGCCGACTGCTGCCACGCGCCCTTCGACGTCACCCTGGTGGAGGCGCTGGCCATCAACAAGCGCTTCAACGAGCTCCACCCCAAGGGCGACGGGCGCTACCGCCTCACCGAGGCCGCCAACCGCTCCGACCGGGAGCACTACCGCCTCAAGCACAAAGCCTGGAAGGCCCACAAGGCCGGGGTCCCCGACGAGAAGATCGTGGAGGACTTCGCCCGTGAGCGCATCCGCTGCGCGCTTTTGGGCGACGACGACAAGTGCTCCATGTACGAAGCGCGCCCCGTCACCTGCCGCCTCTACGGCGCGCCGCTCAACGTGAACGGCCAGCTGCGCGTGTGCGGCAAGTCCGGCTTCGCGCCGGGCGGCAAGTACCCGGCCGTGAACATCGCCAGGCTCCAGCAGCGCCTGCTCGATCTTTCCGCGCGCGCCGTCGAGCGTGTGGGCGGCAAGTACGACTATCTGGCGGACATGCTCGTGCCCGTGTCCATGGCCATGCTCAGCAAATACGACGAAGAGTTCTTCGGCCTCAAGGAGTCCAAGGAGGACTAA